The Euphorbia lathyris chromosome 2, ddEupLath1.1, whole genome shotgun sequence genome includes a window with the following:
- the LOC136218181 gene encoding small ribosomal subunit protein uS19x — MADVETDVAAAGQPKKRTFKKFSYRGVDLDALLDMSTDELVKLFRARIRRRFQRGLKRKPMALIKKLRAAKREAPPGEKPQPVRTHLRNMIIVPEMIGSIIGVYNGKTFNQVEIKPEMIGHYLAEFSISYKPVKHGRPGVGATHSSRFIPLK, encoded by the exons ATG GCGGATGTGGAGACCGATGTCGCTGCTGCAGGTCAGCCAAAGAAAAGAACATTCAAGAAATTCAGTTACAGGGGTGTTGATTTAGATGCTCTCTTGGATATGTCTACGGATGAACTCGTTAAGCTCTTTAGGGCCCGTATTCGTAGAAG GTTTCAGCGTGGTTTGAAGAGGAAGCCAATGGCACTGATCAAAAAGCTTCGCGCAGCG AAAAGAGAGGCTCCACCTGGTGAGAAACCTCAGCCTGTTAGAACTCACCTGCGCAACATGATCATTGTGCCTGAGATGATCGGGAGCATCATTGGTGTTTACAATGGAAAGACCTTTAATCAGGTTGAAATCAAGCCAGAAATGATAGGCCATTATTTGGCTGAATTCTCCATTTCCTACAAGCCTGTTAAGCATGGTAGACCTGGTGTTGGTGCTACTCACTCTTCCAGGTTTATCCCTCTCAAGTGA